A segment of the Methanomassiliicoccaceae archaeon DOK genome:
CGTCGTCTGGAGCGGCTTCTGCCCGATCCACCAGTCCATATCCGTGCAGCAGGTGGCGGAGCTCAAAGCGGCCCATCCGGACGCCGAGGTCCTCGCCCATCCGGAGTGCAGGACCGAGGTCCTGGAGATGGCTGACGTCATCGGATCAACGGAGAAGATGCTGAACCACTGCAAGTCCTCCCACAGGAGGGATTTCGTGGTGCTCACGGAGGTCGGGATGCGCCACAGGCTCGAGGTCAACTGTCCCGGGAAGTCGTTCTACTTCCCGGAGTCCGCCGTGTGCGGCGCGATGAAGATGGCCACGCTGGAGACTGTCGCGGACGTGCTGGAGAACATGGTGAACGCCGTCGAGCTGCCGGCGGAAGTGGTTGAGCGGGCCCGCAGGCCCGTGGAGCGCATGATCGGGCGCTCATGAGAACATAGGGTCCTTGATCACCGAGTTCGCGGGGATGAGGTCCTTGAGCTTGCCGTCGTTGATGTCGACGGTCTTGAACGCCACCGTGAGCAGATGCTCCACCATGTTCGTGGAGGGGACGCGGTCGAAGTAGCTCTGGACGATCTTGAAGTAGATCTTCGGCTCGCCGTCGGCCATGTAGAACCCGCCGTTGTTGATGGTGTTGTTCAGGGTGTTGAGTTCGGGGACGAGCTTGTTCCTCGCATCCTCGGGTATGTCGAACATCAGGTAGCAGTAGATGTTCAGCGTCTTGTGCTCGTCGTCAGTGACGATCACCATACCTATGGGGTTGTCGTCGCCCATGGCCCCCAGGACGATGCTCCCGTCGTCGCGCTCTTCGTACTTGAGGTTCAGCCCCTGCACGGCGGAGCGGACGTTGTCCACGACCTTCTCCTTGGAGACTTTTCCGAACATGTCACTGGGAAGGGGTTTCAGGTTTATCGTTCTTGTCCCCGCGTTCCTCCAGCGGCACGTACTCCTTAGGCTCGCACATGCTGATGTAGGCAGGACGGAGGATCTTGTTGGACGTGACCAGCTCCTCGATGCGGTGGGCGCTCCAGCCGACGATCCTGGCGGTGGCGAACAGCGCGGTGTAGAGCTCCTTCGGGATGTCCAGCATGTCGTACACGAAACCGCTGTAGAAGTCCACGTTGGCGCAGACGCTGGTGGCGTTGGGCCTCTTGGCGAGGATGAGCTCCGGGGCGAGCCTCTCGATGGCCGCGTAGAGCTGGTAGTCGTCCTGGCGGCCCTTCTCGGCGGCGAGCTTCTCCACGAACGACTTGAACACCTCCGCCCTGGGGTCGGATATGGTGTAGACCGCGTGCCCCATGCCGTAGATCAGTCCCTGGTGGTCGAAGGCCTTCTTGTCAAGGATCTCGTTGAGGTACTTCTTCAGGTCCTTCTCGCTCTCGGGGTGCTTGACGTGCTTCTTGATGTCCTCGATCATCTCCATGACCTTCAGGTTGGCGCCCCCGTGCTTAGGGCCCTTGAGGGAGGACATGGCCGCCGCGATCACCGCGTAGGTGTCCGATCCGGCGGAGGTGGTGACCCTGGTGGTGAAGGTGGAGTTGTTCCCGCCTCCGTGCTCCATGTGGAGGACCAGGGCGAGGTCGAGGACTGTGGCCTCGAGGTAGGTGTAGGACTTGTCGGGCCTCAGCATGCGGAGGATGTTCTCCGCCGTGGAGAGCCTGGGGTCCGGCCTGTGGATGTACATGCTCTCGTCGTTGATGTAGTGGTTGTACGCGTGGTAGCTGTACACCGTGAGCATGGGGAAGACGCTGATGAGGAAGATGCACTGGCTGATGACGTTGTCCAGGCTGTTGTTCAGCGCCTTCTTGTCGTAGGACGAGAGCGCGAGGATGCACCTCGTGATGGAGTTCATGATGTCCTTCCCGGCGGCGACCATGACGACGTCCCTGACGAAGGTGATGGGAAGCCTCCTCTGCTCGGCCAGGTAGTACTTGAACTCCTCCAGCTGGCGCTCGTCGGGGAGGGACCCGAACAGCAGCAGGTAGGTGCACTCCTCGAAGCCGAAGCGCTTGTTGAGGAATCCCTTGGCGAGGTCGCGGATGTCGTAACCGCGGTACTTGAGCCTGCCCTCGCAGGGCACTTTGACGCCGTCGACCTTGTTCGTGCCGTTGACCTCGGAGACGGTGGTGAGTCCGACGACGACCCCGTTGCCCTTGGAGTCGCGCAGTCCTTTCTTCACGTCGTATTTCTCGTAGAGGTCGGCGGAGAAGCTGTCGGCCGACATGCAGATCTCGGCCTTCTTCTCGATGTATCTCTTGTAGTCGCTGTTCATTCTCTTCTCTCCCCTTAAGTCGTTTGTGGACCGAGGGTCCGTGAGGTGGCCACTGGGGGCCGATGAGGACTGTCAAAGTTGAATGCCTGCCGTAGGTTGTATTGAATTAAGTAATCTTCGCGGTCCTCGCCGATGCCAGCTGGAGCGGCATGGCTGGATGACAGCTCCATCATCGTCCGAGCACCCGAGCGATTTATAGGATGCGGACCATCGCGCATCCATGGCGAAGGTGGTATTCTCAGAACGCGTCGTCGACCTCCCCGCGGGCTCGACCATACAGGAGGCGGTCTCGGCGGCGGGCGAGCATCCGGACGCATTCATCTTCCTGATCGGGGGCAGGCCCGTCCCCATGGACACCGTCCCGCCCGAGGACGCGGAGGTCCGTGCGATGAGGGTCGCCTCAGGCGGATGATCAGGACCCCATCATGGACTCCAGGGCTTCGAAGTCGAAGCCCGACGATTCCGCCGTGTCTGTGAACTCGTCGATGTTGGCCATGAAGGCGCTGCGGGCGTCGGTGCCGCTCAGCCTCCCCTGCGAGTCGGAGAGCGAGTCCTCCTCGGGGAACCTCAGGTCCATGTAGGGGAGCACACCCAGGCATCTCATGCCCGTCATCCCCTCTATGCGGGCTATCCCGTCCGCCAGGATCGAGGCGTCTCCTCTGAACCTGTTGATGACGAACCCCCTGACCTGTCCCCTGACGTCGTCCGGCAGGAGCCTCCAGGTGCCGTATATCGCGGCGAACACGCCGCCCCTCTCGATGTCGCCCACGAGCACGGCGTTGATCCCCGTCTCGCGCATCAGGCCGACGTTGGCTATGTCGCGGTCCATCATGTTCAGCTCCACAGGGGAGCCGGAGCCCTCGCAGACGAGGACGCCGTGCCTGTCCGAGAGCCTCCCCATGGCGGCCACGGCCTCGGACATGGCGGCACCGCGGTCCATGGGGCGGGACTCCGATATGTCCATGGACGGCCTGCCGTTGAGGACCATCTGGATCACGCCGTTGCCGGAGGGCTTCAGGAGCACGGGGTTCATGTCCGTCTCGGGCTCGAGGCCGGCAGACCAGGCCTGGAACGCCTGGCCGATGCCGATCTCCCCGCCGTCCCTCGTGGCGTACGAGTTCAGTGAGAGGTTCAGGCCCTTGAAGGGGACGGGATCCATGCCCTTTCTCGCG
Coding sequences within it:
- a CDS encoding citrate synthase yields the protein MNSDYKRYIEKKAEICMSADSFSADLYEKYDVKKGLRDSKGNGVVVGLTTVSEVNGTNKVDGVKVPCEGRLKYRGYDIRDLAKGFLNKRFGFEECTYLLLFGSLPDERQLEEFKYYLAEQRRLPITFVRDVVMVAAGKDIMNSITRCILALSSYDKKALNNSLDNVISQCIFLISVFPMLTVYSYHAYNHYINDESMYIHRPDPRLSTAENILRMLRPDKSYTYLEATVLDLALVLHMEHGGGNNSTFTTRVTTSAGSDTYAVIAAAMSSLKGPKHGGANLKVMEMIEDIKKHVKHPESEKDLKKYLNEILDKKAFDHQGLIYGMGHAVYTISDPRAEVFKSFVEKLAAEKGRQDDYQLYAAIERLAPELILAKRPNATSVCANVDFYSGFVYDMLDIPKELYTALFATARIVGWSAHRIEELVTSNKILRPAYISMCEPKEYVPLEERGDKNDKPETPSQ
- a CDS encoding cobyric acid synthase; translated protein: MKGILVLGTSSGAGKTTFCAMLCRHFARKGMDPVPFKGLNLSLNSYATRDGGEIGIGQAFQAWSAGLEPETDMNPVLLKPSGNGVIQMVLNGRPSMDISESRPMDRGAAMSEAVAAMGRLSDRHGVLVCEGSGSPVELNMMDRDIANVGLMRETGINAVLVGDIERGGVFAAIYGTWRLLPDDVRGQVRGFVINRFRGDASILADGIARIEGMTGMRCLGVLPYMDLRFPEEDSLSDSQGRLSGTDARSAFMANIDEFTDTAESSGFDFEALESMMGS